A stretch of the Dichotomicrobium thermohalophilum genome encodes the following:
- a CDS encoding winged helix-turn-helix domain-containing protein yields MPSKLNKAGIRLRVFLDPDFAIGPGKAEILEGIRETGSIAAAGRRMNMSYKRAWLLVDTMNARFQQPLVETSRGGRSQGGARLTETGEQVLAHYRRMEVKAAEAVEEEMREMRALLRDMSEQK; encoded by the coding sequence ATGCCGTCCAAACTGAACAAGGCCGGGATCCGGCTGCGCGTCTTTCTCGATCCGGACTTCGCCATCGGGCCGGGCAAGGCCGAAATCCTCGAGGGCATACGTGAAACCGGCTCCATCGCCGCGGCCGGCCGGCGCATGAACATGAGCTACAAACGCGCCTGGCTGCTGGTCGACACCATGAACGCCCGTTTCCAGCAGCCGCTGGTGGAGACGAGCCGGGGCGGGCGCAGCCAGGGCGGCGCAAGGCTGACCGAAACGGGCGAGCAGGTGCTGGCGCACTACCGGCGCATGGAGGTCAAGGCCGCCGAGGCAGTCGAGGAGGAGATGCGCGAGATGCGCGCGCTGCTGCGCGATATGTCCGAGCAGAAATAA
- a CDS encoding Hsp20/alpha crystallin family protein: MPSNRSTAVRRDREDDPFALMRREMDRVFDDFMRGFGTPGPTLPEGVLSPRVNVVENEQGLEITAELPGVDQKDIELDLSEGILTLKAEHKEDKEEKDENQRYHVVERAYGTFMRRFAIPFEPDQDKVEASFDNGVLKVSIPRSPEAEKQTRKIQIKSS, translated from the coding sequence ATGCCGAGTAATCGCTCTACGGCGGTTCGCCGCGACCGCGAGGATGATCCCTTCGCGCTGATGCGCCGCGAGATGGACCGGGTTTTCGATGACTTCATGCGCGGGTTCGGGACGCCGGGGCCCACTCTGCCCGAAGGCGTGCTCTCGCCACGTGTGAATGTCGTGGAAAACGAACAGGGTCTGGAAATCACCGCCGAGCTTCCCGGCGTCGACCAGAAGGACATCGAGCTGGACCTGAGCGAGGGCATTCTGACGCTCAAGGCCGAGCACAAGGAGGACAAGGAGGAAAAAGACGAGAACCAGCGTTACCACGTGGTCGAGCGCGCCTACGGCACGTTCATGCGCCGCTTCGCGATCCCCTTTGAGCCTGATCAGGATAAGGTCGAGGCGAGCTTTGACAACGGCGTACTGAAGGTGTCTATCCCGCGTTCGCCGGAAGCCGAGAAACAGACCCGCAAGATCCAGATCAAGAGCAGCTGA
- a CDS encoding universal stress protein has product MNLKTVLAYLPSEELAEPVLKGAVALAKAHEAHVVGLHLEASYYPAYGEVAIAMPPDVIEQMRKPLRERAKKLEESFKKRMAEENISSEWRSGTTEYSTLPGRIVEEAVSADMVLCPQVEPENVDVTTLDLPERLILEGGRPVLVVPPEKDVQIPPKRVLIAWNNSPQSARAVFDSLDLMKDAEAITVLTLAGNADERRAAEEHANNLAANLGRHGLKSKVEAVEIGNTSASDYLASRVDEDGADLMVMGCYGHSRFRELVFGGVTRDMLGGIKVPTVMSH; this is encoded by the coding sequence ATGAACCTCAAGACCGTCCTCGCCTATCTGCCGTCCGAAGAGCTTGCCGAACCCGTGCTGAAAGGGGCCGTCGCGCTGGCCAAGGCGCACGAGGCTCATGTGGTCGGCTTGCATCTGGAGGCCTCCTACTACCCGGCTTATGGCGAAGTGGCGATCGCCATGCCGCCGGATGTCATCGAGCAGATGCGCAAGCCCCTGCGCGAGCGGGCGAAGAAGCTGGAGGAGAGCTTCAAGAAGCGCATGGCTGAGGAGAACATCAGCTCGGAATGGCGCTCGGGTACAACGGAATACAGCACGCTGCCGGGGCGGATCGTCGAGGAAGCGGTGAGCGCGGACATGGTGCTCTGCCCGCAGGTCGAACCGGAAAACGTGGATGTGACGACGCTCGATCTGCCCGAGCGGCTCATTCTTGAAGGCGGACGCCCGGTCCTTGTCGTACCCCCGGAGAAGGACGTGCAGATCCCGCCCAAGCGCGTCCTGATCGCCTGGAACAATTCACCGCAATCGGCACGCGCGGTGTTTGATTCGCTCGACCTGATGAAAGATGCCGAGGCTATCACGGTGCTGACGCTGGCCGGGAACGCCGACGAAAGGCGCGCAGCCGAGGAACACGCCAACAATCTGGCCGCCAATCTTGGTCGCCACGGGCTGAAGTCGAAGGTCGAGGCTGTCGAGATCGGCAATACCTCTGCTAGCGATTATCTGGCCTCGCGGGTGGATGAGGACGGCGCGGACCTGATGGTGATGGGCTGCTATGGGCATTCGCGGTTCCGAGAACTGGTGTTCGGCGGCGTCACGCGGGACATGCTCGGCGGGATCAAGGTGCCCACGGTTATGTCTCACTAA
- a CDS encoding TlpA family protein disulfide reductase, producing the protein MARMNGKSANKTPRGPGFTTYIAGMALAAIAGFAAAEFMVTPVQQPVTVAQQPTSSAGHAAQAAQKDTGLDKLVVHGAPREVPEFSFIDGEGETRTLADWRGKLLLVNIWATWCAPCKEEMPSLDRLEAKLGGENFAVLPISVDRGGLKKPRGFLDEIGADNLPLLLDETARLNFKLEVMGLPATLIIDEQGREIARMIGPAEWDSPEAIARLRQFMAAEG; encoded by the coding sequence ATGGCGCGCATGAATGGCAAGTCGGCTAACAAGACACCGCGCGGCCCCGGTTTCACCACCTATATCGCGGGGATGGCGCTCGCGGCAATCGCGGGCTTCGCGGCAGCGGAGTTCATGGTAACGCCGGTGCAGCAGCCGGTCACGGTCGCCCAGCAGCCGACGTCAAGCGCGGGCCACGCCGCGCAGGCCGCGCAAAAGGATACCGGCCTCGACAAGCTTGTCGTTCACGGCGCGCCGCGCGAGGTGCCGGAGTTCTCCTTCATCGATGGCGAGGGCGAGACACGCACGCTGGCGGATTGGCGCGGCAAGCTCCTGCTCGTGAACATCTGGGCGACATGGTGCGCCCCGTGCAAGGAAGAGATGCCGTCGCTTGATCGCCTTGAGGCCAAGCTTGGCGGCGAGAATTTCGCCGTACTGCCGATCAGCGTGGATCGCGGCGGGCTGAAGAAACCGCGCGGTTTCCTCGACGAGATCGGGGCAGACAACCTGCCCTTGCTGCTCGATGAAACCGCCCGGCTCAACTTCAAGCTGGAGGTCATGGGCTTGCCGGCCACGCTCATCATCGACGAGCAGGGCCGCGAAATCGCACGGATGATCGGCCCCGCCGAGTGGGATTCGCCCGAGGCGATTGCACGGCTTCGCCAGTTCATGGCCGCCGAGGGTTGA
- the argH gene encoding argininosuccinate lyase: MGNKMWGGRFASAADAIMAEINASIDFDKRLYRQDIAGSKAHAAMLADCGILTREEAEKIAAGLDQVEQEIAEDRFALSRDLEDIHMNVEARLAELIGPAAGKLHTARSRNDQVATDLRLYIRDALDALAAEITRLQTALARKAEAHAGDVMPGFTHLQTAQPVTFGHHLMAYVEMFARDRGRLMDARARLNDSPLGAAALAGTSFPIDRAATASALGFDRPMANSLDAVSARDFVMETLAAGTILAVHLSRLAEEIVLWCSAEFGFATLSDRFTTGSSIMPQKRNPDAAELVRAKVGRIAGAFHALTMVMKGLPLAYSKDMQEDKEPAFEALDALALMLPAMTGMIDDLQPNTERMREAAARGYSTATDLADWLVRALGMPFREAHHVTGRIVRLAEERGLALEAVPLAEMQAIEPRITADVFNVLSVENSVASRVSFGGTAPENVRAQASAWLQRLADEA, from the coding sequence ATGGGCAATAAAATGTGGGGCGGGCGGTTTGCAAGCGCCGCCGACGCCATCATGGCGGAGATCAACGCCTCGATCGACTTCGATAAACGTCTGTACCGCCAGGATATCGCGGGCTCGAAGGCGCATGCCGCCATGCTCGCGGACTGCGGCATCTTAACGCGCGAGGAAGCCGAGAAGATCGCCGCCGGGCTCGACCAGGTCGAGCAGGAGATCGCCGAAGACCGTTTCGCCTTGTCGCGTGACCTCGAAGACATCCACATGAATGTCGAGGCGCGCCTGGCTGAACTGATCGGACCGGCCGCGGGCAAGCTGCACACCGCGCGCTCGCGCAACGATCAGGTGGCCACCGATCTGCGGCTTTACATCCGCGATGCGCTCGACGCCCTGGCGGCGGAGATCACGAGGCTACAGACTGCACTCGCCCGGAAGGCTGAAGCCCATGCGGGCGACGTGATGCCCGGCTTCACACACCTGCAGACCGCCCAGCCGGTCACCTTTGGCCACCACCTCATGGCCTATGTCGAGATGTTCGCCCGCGACCGCGGCCGGCTCATGGATGCGCGTGCCCGGCTCAACGACAGCCCGCTGGGCGCGGCGGCGCTGGCGGGGACGTCCTTCCCGATTGACCGCGCGGCGACGGCGAGCGCGCTCGGCTTCGACCGGCCGATGGCGAATTCGCTGGACGCCGTCTCGGCGCGCGACTTCGTCATGGAGACGCTGGCGGCGGGAACGATCCTCGCGGTGCATCTGTCGCGGCTGGCCGAGGAAATCGTCCTTTGGTGCTCCGCCGAGTTCGGGTTCGCCACGCTGTCGGACCGCTTCACGACCGGCTCCTCGATCATGCCGCAGAAGCGCAACCCGGACGCCGCGGAACTGGTGCGCGCCAAGGTCGGGCGCATCGCGGGCGCGTTCCACGCGTTGACAATGGTGATGAAGGGCCTGCCGCTCGCCTATTCCAAGGACATGCAGGAGGACAAGGAGCCAGCCTTCGAGGCGCTCGATGCGCTCGCGCTGATGCTCCCGGCGATGACGGGCATGATTGACGATCTGCAGCCCAACACCGAGCGGATGCGCGAAGCCGCCGCGCGCGGCTATTCAACGGCAACCGACCTGGCCGACTGGCTGGTGCGCGCGCTCGGGATGCCGTTCCGCGAGGCGCATCACGTCACCGGGCGCATTGTCCGGCTGGCTGAAGAGCGCGGACTGGCGCTGGAGGCAGTGCCGCTGGCGGAGATGCAAGCGATCGAACCAAGGATTACCGCGGATGTCTTCAACGTCCTCTCGGTCGAGAATTCGGTCGCGAGCCGGGTGAGCTTTGGGGGCACAGCGCCGGAAAATGTGCGCGCGCAGGCCAGCGCATGGTTGCAACGCCTTGCCGATGAGGCTTAA
- the lptM gene encoding LPS translocon maturation chaperone LptM, which produces MRMKHVALGAALLMLAFGVTACGKRGPLEPPPDPAKTAEADRAAAEDGEVIEERSEDVKEPHEPFILDALL; this is translated from the coding sequence ATGCGAATGAAACATGTTGCGCTCGGCGCGGCGCTGCTCATGCTTGCCTTCGGCGTGACCGCCTGCGGCAAGCGCGGACCGCTGGAGCCGCCGCCCGATCCGGCCAAGACGGCTGAGGCCGACCGCGCTGCCGCCGAGGACGGCGAGGTGATCGAGGAACGCAGCGAGGACGTCAAGGAGCCGCACGAGCCGTTCATCCTCGACGCTCTCCTCTGA
- the lysA gene encoding diaminopimelate decarboxylase — MHHFTYRDGALHAEGVNLVDLAAHVGTPFYCYSTATLERHYRVFADAFGGRDTLICYSIKANSNLSVIKTLAQQGAGMDVVSEGELRRALAAGVPPSRIVFSGVGKTRDEMAHALQAGIYGFNVESEAEARALSAVAQEQGRTARIAFRINPDVDARTHAKISTGKAEDKFGVPWNDAAALYALAADLPGLEPCGVHMHIGSQITDLEPFERAFKLLSDLVGDLRTAGHTIDFVNLGGGLGVPYRGTDDIPPHPDDYARVVERAAGALDCRLLFEPGRMIAGNAGILVFRVLYLKHGDQKRFTIVDAGMNDLIRPTLYDAHHDIWAVDEARGQEPALVQDIVGPVCETGDFLARDRALPPFREGDLGAVMTAGAYGAVQASSYNSRLLVPEVIVRGDEYAIARARPSYEDMLAAEHIAPWLTPRKAMGRA, encoded by the coding sequence ATGCATCATTTCACTTATCGAGACGGGGCCCTTCATGCCGAGGGCGTAAACCTTGTCGACTTGGCCGCGCATGTCGGCACGCCGTTCTATTGCTATTCCACCGCTACTCTGGAGCGGCATTACCGCGTGTTCGCCGATGCCTTCGGCGGGCGCGACACGCTGATCTGCTATTCGATTAAGGCGAATTCCAACCTTTCGGTCATCAAGACGCTGGCGCAACAGGGCGCAGGCATGGATGTCGTGTCCGAGGGCGAATTGCGCCGCGCGCTGGCCGCCGGGGTGCCCCCGTCGCGGATCGTGTTCTCCGGCGTGGGCAAGACGCGCGACGAGATGGCTCATGCGCTCCAAGCTGGGATCTATGGCTTCAACGTTGAGTCCGAGGCCGAGGCCCGTGCGCTGTCGGCAGTCGCGCAGGAGCAGGGAAGAACCGCGCGCATCGCCTTCCGCATCAACCCTGATGTGGATGCCCGCACCCATGCGAAGATCTCCACCGGCAAGGCCGAGGACAAATTCGGTGTGCCTTGGAACGACGCAGCCGCGCTCTATGCGCTCGCTGCCGATTTGCCGGGGCTGGAGCCGTGCGGCGTCCACATGCATATTGGCAGCCAGATCACCGACCTCGAGCCGTTTGAGCGCGCCTTCAAGCTGCTGAGCGATCTGGTGGGTGACCTGCGCACGGCCGGCCACACCATCGACTTCGTCAATCTGGGCGGCGGCCTCGGCGTCCCATATCGCGGCACCGACGACATCCCGCCGCACCCTGACGACTATGCGCGCGTTGTGGAGCGGGCCGCGGGCGCCCTCGATTGCCGGCTGCTGTTCGAGCCGGGGCGGATGATCGCGGGCAATGCGGGCATCCTCGTGTTCCGCGTTTTGTACCTGAAGCACGGCGACCAGAAGCGTTTCACGATCGTTGATGCCGGCATGAACGACCTGATCCGCCCGACGCTTTACGACGCGCACCACGATATCTGGGCGGTCGACGAAGCGCGCGGCCAAGAGCCGGCACTGGTGCAGGACATCGTTGGGCCAGTCTGCGAGACGGGCGACTTTCTTGCGCGGGACCGGGCGCTCCCGCCCTTCCGCGAGGGTGATCTTGGCGCGGTGATGACGGCAGGTGCTTATGGCGCTGTACAAGCGTCGAGTTACAATAGTCGTCTGCTGGTGCCGGAGGTCATCGTGCGTGGCGATGAATACGCGATCGCGCGGGCGCGTCCAAGCTATGAGGACATGCTCGCGGCTGAGCATATTGCCCCTTGGCTGACCCCGCGCAAGGCGATGGGCCGCGCCTGA